A genomic stretch from Hemibagrus wyckioides isolate EC202008001 linkage group LG18, SWU_Hwy_1.0, whole genome shotgun sequence includes:
- the trarg1b gene encoding trafficking regulator of GLUT4 (SLC2A4) 1b, translated as MAINTDAEFERSEMSESSGGGGGSTATEFRDTHKLLGVVVGDGKDGLGSRPDSRRPSVRSLKSLKSLSVEQNSYKSTGTGSIQTPPRSPAPERNEPEPPSYMWLALFSCFCPALPLNVIALYFSHASRSMTQAKDYEGARRLGRRSMLFSIMAIAVGLSIILYLAITES; from the exons ATGGCTATCAACACAGATGCCGAGTTTGAGAGGAGTGAAATGAGCGAGAGCAGCGGAGGCGGAGGCGGCAGCACCGCGACGGAATTCAGAGACACGCACAAACTTCTTGGTGTCGTCGTGGGCGACGGGAAAGACGGACTCGGGAGCCGCCCCGACTCCCGTCGGCCGAGCGTCAGGTCACTGAAGTCGCTGAAATCCCTGAGCGTTGAGCAGAACAGCTACAAGTCCACAGGGACCGGAAGTATTCAGACTCCGCCGCGCTCTCCGGCACCGGAGCGCAACGAACCCGAGCCACCCAGCTACATGTGGCTCGCGCTCTTCTCCTGCTTCTGTCCCGCGCTGCCGCTCAACGTCATCGCTCTGTACTTCTCACATGCG TCGCGCTCCATGACCCAGGCTAAGGATTATGAAGGAGCTAGGAGACTGGGCCGACGTTCGATGCTCTTCAGTATCATGGCCATTGCTGTGGGTCTGAGTATAATCCTTTATCTAGCGATCACAG AGAGCTGA
- the LOC131368835 gene encoding carboxypeptidase D-like yields MGSMKDYSVDVGLCPEITVYTGCCLYPPAQQLLPLWAEHRTALFAMLLEIHKGLSGMVKDQEGRPVFDAVIKVNGSEFVHTDMQGFFHTLLAPGTQELQVQASGFDEQLMQVNVSSHQKAVPIMIKFSENSRHRGQGLVLAAAISITVILLCLLLMWHIRSAKFSRIRESLRRLRRVQNDLQPESTASEKLPLHNMFLEDSESEDDAFYLEQH; encoded by the exons ATGGGGAGTATGAAG GATTATAGTGTGGATGTGGGTTTGTGTCCTGAGATCACTGTGTACACGGGTTGCTGTCTTTACCCACCTGCTCAGCAGCTGCTTCCTCTCTGGGCAGAGCACAGGACGGCTCTGTTTGCCATGCTGCTGGAG ATTCATAAGGGGCTGAGTGGCATGGTAAAGGATCAAGAAGGCCGGCCGGTGTTTGATGCGGTGATCAAGGTGAATGGCTCTGAATTTGTGCATACAGATATGCAAGGCTTCTTCCACACTCTCCTGGCTCCAGGAACTCAGGAACTGCAGGTTCAAGCTTCAGGTTTTGACGAGCAGCTCATGCAG GTAAATGTGTCCTCGCATCAAAAGGCAGTTCCTATTATGATTAAGTTCAGTGAAAACAGTAGACACCGAGGCCAGGGATTAGTGCTGGCTGCTGCAA TCTCCATAACCGTTATCCTGCTCTGCTTGCTCCTGATGTGGCACATCCGCTCAGCTAAGTTCAGCCGGATCAGAGAATCGCTGAGACGGCTCCGTCGTGTTCAAAATGATCTTCAACCCGAGTCCACAGCGTCTGAGAAGTTGCCTCTACACAACATGTTTTTGgaggacagtgagagtgaggatGATGCTTTTTACCTTGAGCAGCACTGA